Sequence from the Thunnus maccoyii chromosome 22, fThuMac1.1, whole genome shotgun sequence genome:
TTAATGTCACTTTCTAAGAGACAATCAGTATGGGAGGAAACACTAAATTACCCTGCTGAAAGTCAAATGACTTCTCCCATGTTATGGTGAATTAACATGAAATCATACAATCTGCCTTCCTTTGGTCAAACTTAAATgcataaacaataataaaaaatatttctcttcTAATCTCTGCCCAGTGCTCATTAATTTTCcactgttttaaatgaaaaatgtgaaaaattaattgctgaattagaaaaaaaagtgcaacaaaAGCTACTTGATTACAAGGATAAATGGAGGTTTTGTTGCCTCAGCTGTTGGtgacaaaagaataaaatgtgAATCAAACTTACTTGTTGGgtgattgatgttttttttccctcttttatgcttattttttattgtttactgtAATTGTTAGTATGAGATCCTGGAAATGCAGAGAGATGAAGCCAATCAAAGGCTGTCTGAACTGGAGGAAGGTGAGAATTCagttcatttattcattttctttacttaCTTGTTCCTATTCAGGACCATGATATACACTGGATGCCAGCACATCACAAGACAAATAGACACAATCACATCTGGTAATATGTCTTCCTACAAAGGAAGTAaggataaaacacacaaaataatctTACTGAGTTTAAATTTCAGGttaattttgtacattttttatattagtCAAACCTTTCCTCTCATCTATTCTCTGTTTTTAAGAGATGATCATGATTGAcaactctctttctttcattatcAGTCTCTAATCAGCTCCTGAAAGAGATGAACGTATTAGAGATCCAGTTCCAGATTGAGCGTTCCTGCAGAGAGAGTGCTGAGGCGCTGGCTGTCCAAGTATGCCCATTAACCGTTACACCTTTCCTGTCcttcttctgttcttttctttttctgtaatttCCTTTCTTTATCTTCTCCATTCCTTtatggtttctttcttttcaactattttctttttctttgcccTATCATGCCCTTTCCTTTGCTTTCATGGTCTTTCCTGTcctattttttccttttgtttcctttcctttcctttcttgtcCTTTCCCCTTATttcatttccttcctttcctttaatttccctttatttcctctccttttttgtcctttcctgtttgttcctttcttttcttttctatcctTCCTAATCCTGAAATGTTAAAGAACTGCTGTAAGAAGCAGCTTCACATATGACATCAGACAACcttatttgtcatttaaatattaaaaaaagaaactaaaatcACACCAGCAGCATCGACCTCCAGTCACACCATCGCTTCCTCCTGTTGCCTAGGTGACCAAAGAGAACAAAGTCCTGAAGAGAAGGAGCCAGATGCTGATGCCGCTCATCCCTGAGATGCCTGAAAACCTGTCtgatgtgacctttgaccccgaGACCGACCCCACGGTTAACGGTGACGTTGTTGATTCTGGCGAGAGCAGTAATGAGGAgacgctgctgctgcagagccaAGCCAAGATCGCAGGTTAGACAACGCTGCACACGATTCACCTCAGTCAAAATTCAAACTATGGCACTAATGGAAGAGacactaaaaacactgaaacacttttTGTCTGCTGGTAAAGCAAATTAAAAACTAATTGTAAAACACAACTGATAATAATtaggaatatactgtatgtagcaaTAATAACCTTAAAAACAGGAGGCTGATCTACATGATGTGTCCCAAAATAATCATATATTTAACATGATAGATTGAACATTACCAGGCTAACTAATTAGAAGAAGTTGATTAACTGCACataattcatgtatttattatcCAAAAGATTCATGTTGACACACTTTGGTGTTACTCCTAACCATATCTCTGACCTTAGCGCTCGGTAGTGTTAGATTATAGTGTTCAGATTGTCTCTCAGATTtaagagctgttttttttattattattatttctttaaattcaGCGCTCTTTGTTAATACagctcatctttctctctgtcagagcTGCAGGCGTCAGTGGACAGTCTGCTGGCTGAGAAGCTGCAGTTGGAGCAACAGGTGGAGGTTATGAGCAGAGATCAGGCCCAACTCAGAGAGCAGGTACTGCAATGAAACACCAGCGTgtttgtgagagtgtgtgactGAAGATATACCAGTGAGCCTTACCGCCGTTTTCTTACCCTCAGCTTGCTCTGGAGGTTGAAGAGAAAGAAGCCATACTGAGGAGAATGAACAAACAGAGCAAGAccatgaataaaatcaaacgagGTAAATTCTCATGACTTTAGAGCTGcagctgatgattattttcattattgattcactgtttaactttgaaaatgtcacaaaaatgtcTGACTAACGGTCCAAAACCTAGAAATTCCAAAAGAAACCACCATATTTGATCTTATGTGGCCTCGAGACATGCAAacatagttttgattttatctgctgattgttttcaCAGTGTAGGTGCAtatttttttggtaatttgggtgaactgaccctttaatttACAGTCGGGTATAACAGTAAGAGAAAACATCTCATCCTTTTAACCGAGAGGCTCGAACCAGataatatttgacatttttaatgtgcTAAATGATCAAAACtgcaattaatcatttcagcactacaTTGTGACAATAACATGTAATTTTCAAACATTATGAAAGTTAACATCAcgtattttttgtgtgtatgtttgtgtgtccgCAGTCTCCCAGCTTGTCACAGAGGAGTTCACAGAAATGTCTCAGAAGCTGGAGCTGGAGCAGGGCCTCCGGCAACAAGCTGAAGTCTTCGCCCACCAGGTGCGAGCGTGGCatgcgtatatgtgtgtgtgtgtgtgtgtgtgtgtgtgtgtacgtgtgtgtgttttcagcacGGCATGAAGCATTTTGTCATACATTCACACCTATACACACTGAAGGTGACAGGTCGTGCCACGGGAAGGGAGCAGGAGTGTTAGCGCTGACCTTCGGGCAGCTACAGCGAACAGACGGATGGCCCGACCAGGGGGTTGgaagggacacacacacacacacacacacacacacacacacacacacttccgtTGTCAGAGAGCAGCTGATGTGGCGGGACAGGAGAAGGGGTCTCCATTCTCTTTTTTCACACCGATGACACATCGGTCAAACCTGGGGTCTCTGTGTGAAACGAGGCgttcacacacacccacacacacacacacacacacacacacacactcaagacaaaagcagagacataacaacacacacttgtacacaaACACCGATTCACTTAAAATCCAcatacccaaacacacacacacacgcacaaacacacaccacagttTTACGCTGCCCCAGCTGCTCCTATAATGAAGGccttttctttcaaaaaacGTCTCTCTGTTCCCTTCTCTTCCCATTTAGCCCCTCCCTTCCCCGTAATTAGTGGTCATCACTGCTGCCGAAGGAGAATAGTGGTCTTTAAGCACAACCTGTCTTTGCCTGACACCTTTATGTTTTGCCGAGCATATAGCAATTGTCGCCTTTGTGCGCAGCGTCCTCCATTTACCGGACAGGCGCACAATGGGCCGCCTCGCAGGGGTCCTTACCTGTGAAAAGGACCCCCAACTGTTCATACAATTCAGCCCCTTTACTCTCAATTCATGGTAAAAGACCCCCCTGTGCTGAATGCCTCTTGTATGCACTactatttgtctgttttcatgtgttttgaaAACACCAACCATTCACACTTCTTCTCTGTGATGCATGGTGGTATAATGATGCAGGGCCTCAAACAGGAAACAatttagaggtttttttttttttgtgtgtatttgtgtctttgttccttttgtgtggttgtgtggttatgtgtgtgtgtgtgtgtgtgggtgtttggtTGGCTccgtgtgtttgtatgtatgaaaTCATTGTGCTAATTGCTGTGTGAAAATTGCTCTCTGCTGACGGGAAGAGTAAAGACCAGAGATTAGAGCGGTGTAATTTGCAGCATGCAGCCTCGTGCTACATGTGCTGATACAGAGCTCAGCAAAGCCACAGTCTGTCTGTACAgtagaaacacagaaatgaaagCACCTTTCTCACACTTCCTTTTCTCTGATGACTGACCTGTTCTCACAAATGTCCGTACGATCTATCGGAGAGATAGATCGAATACAGAGTCGTGTCCTCTGTATTGTTTCTGAGGATTTTAACAACTACAATAACACATAGATGGCATTTTACTGGATTTTAAGGATGATGTGTGAAATGAAATCCATTTTTAAGAATTGCCCCAAGATTTGTATTCTTGGCACTGTGGAAACAATATTTGGACAATCACGTCGAGTTACTTCTTTGCCAATCAAAAAACTCATCAGTGTGATTGCTGCACACAGTTATCCAAatctttattatatttattctgtGTTGTCCTCTCACATACCTACAGCTAGAAAAGTGCTTCCAATTCTAACAGGTTGAGCATATTTTTCTGATGACTGCTATTACTTTTCTTGTTGACATCTTTTATAATTACTGAGTTGTGAATTTTTTTGAATGGCGGTCTATAGGAGTTTGAAAAATAAGCATCTCAAATCGTCAATAGGCTATCTCAAATACTAGACACGCTAAAGATGTCATACTTAGTCAACATGTGCCCAACGtataacataataaaacatgttatcaTCCACCACGTGGTCAGATATTAagagttttacattttggctaataactcatgaaccataaaaatatttgtactgtCCTTGGATGAAAACGAATTGATTGGTATATGCCACACCTGTTTGCGTCTTTACACCTTTTTGCTTCCTATTCTACATATATTATGCAATCTTCACAAAAGTTGGTACATACCACATTTAGATGCCCCCAAACAAACAGCATCCATTTGTTTATAGATATCTCCTGCAGTTCTTCTGTAATTGGCTACCAAATTAGGTAATGCTGCACAGAAGGGGACATTGAATAAGTCTGGACAATCTGATGCCATTTCACCCATAGGTGGCgctacagaaaaatgtaattgcTGTCGCAGCAGCAGATTGCAGCAGCAATAATGCACGTTTTCTGCAGGAAATGCagattttacttatttttaaaatcctggTCATGATCCTGGATATAACCACATATataaaagagttttaaaaaaaagaactgttcACGCAAATGTTTAAcgcactggttcccaacctttctGGCTTGTGTCCCCTTGAAACAAAGCAATGTCTACATGTGATCTTTCGTTACAGGTTTAATAGTGCGAACCAAAGTGTTTTTTCCTACAATTGGTCTCGTCTAGATAGTTTTTGACCCTTGAAGAGCTAAAACAATCTAGTATTTCACTAGAAAAAGGGAATTGGAGAAAaaagatggggaaaaaaatgtgtgtagaAGATGTTTTCGAGTTTCTCTTGTCCTATTAATCATCCCGTGAACCCTCAGATTCATCTTGCGTCCTGAGCCCTGGCTTGTGAAACAGTAGTTTTAAGCACTCTGGCAATTTATGAGCTCTACAGCACAATTTTGCCGTATTGATTTGTCACaccatagaaaaaaaaagccacttaACATAATGTGGAGGAAAATTATGATCACTCTCACAGCTAAAACCTTCTGTCTGCATTGTTTCTAGTCTTCAATGAAGTCCAATGAGTAACACTAACAAGGCTTCTAAGTCATTGTTCAGTCAAACACtggtttgaaaacattttctctgcatTGTGACAACCTCCTGGGGGGAGAAAATTAACAACCAGCCATTTAGAtctcactttgtttttcctctaatAGTGGTTTATTGTTGTTGATgtatttcttttctattttactAGAAACAGATAATCATAAAGATGTGTTCAAGATGTCAAAAGGTGAAGCTAGAtgtggtttgttttgtcagatgttTGTGCAGCAGACGGTGACTGACGGACCTAGCATGATGCAGATGCAGAGCTCAGATACAGGTCTGCAGCTGCAAAAAGCCCTGGAACAGATATCAAACATCAACACAGCGCTGTGTGATATACAACGCTATTACCAGGACCaggtgtgtgtggatgtgatCATAATTATTAGAGCATATCCATTCTGGTCTGTTAATATTCCTCATCATGGCTCCGTTTCTTTCACGTCTGTGTTCAGATGAAACAGAGTCAGAGCTCTGTGGATGACAGCAGTTTCCTCAGTGAGCTGCAGAACCTGAGAGTTCAGCTGAAGAAGAgcgaggaggagaggaaggccTTAGAAACTCAACTGTCTGAAGCCAACAGTGCTTTCACAAAGGTCCAGGATGAAGGTAGCTGCTAGTGGGGAAAGTGTTTCTCAGAAATATGTCTTTGCGCTTGTTTAAACCTCTCTAGATGGAGGAGATTTAAGGATGAGGTGACAGCGTCTGGTAAAATGGCAACTGCAGAAAAGTGTCAAAACTGTGCTGAAATATTGAAGCCAATGTAAGTGCATTAACATGAAAGTTCCTTGACTGACGTCTAGATGTTAGCTCATAAAACCTGTATGGAAACCAGTGagaaaaaccccccaaaaatacAAGCTAACGGTCTGAATATTGTCTAATGTGATGTCTTATAGGTGAGTTTTAAACTTTCAGCTCACTTAAGTTATTTAGGCTTAAAGATTTGTGTGTTTAGGATCATATTCTGATTGACAAGTTTCAGTTTGACACAGATTGACGTTACAAACACTAATTTCTAAAAGCCGAAGTCAAAAGCGGTACTCAAATTCGTCCCATAGCTAAATAGCTGAATATGTCATGTACTTCTTCCTTTGTAGTGA
This genomic interval carries:
- the shtn2 gene encoding shootin-1 isoform X1; protein product: MWVEDEDCAAAECGEESGLSSEDEGDIQYEILEMQRDEANQRLSELEEVSNQLLKEMNVLEIQFQIERSCRESAEALAVQVTKENKVLKRRSQMLMPLIPEMPENLSDVTFDPETDPTVNGDVVDSGESSNEETLLLQSQAKIAELQASVDSLLAEKLQLEQQVEVMSRDQAQLREQLALEVEEKEAILRRMNKQSKTMNKIKRVSQLVTEEFTEMSQKLELEQGLRQQAEVFAHQMFVQQTVTDGPSMMQMQSSDTGLQLQKALEQISNINTALCDIQRYYQDQMKQSQSSVDDSSFLSELQNLRVQLKKSEEERKALETQLSEANSAFTKVQDEVKQLQDVHKRAETTAEPQEEKPIHAPPPPPPPPPPPPAPTTYHNTLDLLRSRRKDRAEKTDQGNSAPAPNLKTKAIDEMMERIKKGIVLRPTSRIQDDDGSWKDQRNENRKSAVVELKGMLNNMKRQTHRRVPSRKGIGRNVGEAELLAVLQRRRKAMGDTQEPRSSTQTQDPQPGQPSAPVVSDVPWAGERGNAPVLRRLKQNREKRDSRIRASALIVGQEH
- the shtn2 gene encoding shootin-1 isoform X2, whose amino-acid sequence is MQRDEANQRLSELEEVSNQLLKEMNVLEIQFQIERSCRESAEALAVQVTKENKVLKRRSQMLMPLIPEMPENLSDVTFDPETDPTVNGDVVDSGESSNEETLLLQSQAKIAELQASVDSLLAEKLQLEQQVEVMSRDQAQLREQLALEVEEKEAILRRMNKQSKTMNKIKRVSQLVTEEFTEMSQKLELEQGLRQQAEVFAHQMFVQQTVTDGPSMMQMQSSDTGLQLQKALEQISNINTALCDIQRYYQDQMKQSQSSVDDSSFLSELQNLRVQLKKSEEERKALETQLSEANSAFTKVQDEVKQLQDVHKRAETTAEPQEEKPIHAPPPPPPPPPPPPAPTTYHNTLDLLRSRRKDRAEKTDQGNSAPAPNLKTKAIDEMMERIKKGIVLRPTSRIQDDDGSWKDQRNENRKSAVVELKGMLNNMKRQTHRRVPSRKGIGRNVGEAELLAVLQRRRKAMGDTQEPRSSTQTQDPQPGQPSAPVVSDVPWAGERGNAPVLRRLKQNREKRDSRIRASALIVGQEH